A single region of the Ictalurus punctatus breed USDA103 chromosome 26, Coco_2.0, whole genome shotgun sequence genome encodes:
- the cpo gene encoding carboxypeptidase O yields the protein MLGSVFSVLLVLTLQTHDSSVEGLEQRAYDYTKYHTMDEIMQWMWTMEKDHPDVVTSVIYGTTYEKRNITLLKIGLNSTKQKKIIWMDCGIHAREWIAPAFCQHFVKEILGSYKTDSKISEMLKNLDFYITPVLNMDGYLYSWKDNTTRLWRKTRSPGSENCTCFGTDLNRNFYANWGMVGISRNCCSEIYNGKSPLSEPEAQAVTDFLSNNRDNILCFLTIHSYGQLILLPYGHPNITAPNQDELMKVGLAAAEAIKAVHSMSYTVGTPPDVLYPNSGSSRDFARLIGIPFSFTFELRDKGDHGFKLPEDQIQPTCEEAYQGALSIITYVHDKSYVRAAATSIAATLWSVVMAVWLSSATD from the exons ATGTTGGGGTCGGTTTTCTCCGTTCTGCTTGTTTTAACCCTGCAAACCCATGACAG TTCAGTGGAGGGTCTGGAGCAGCGGGCGTATGACTACACCAAGTACCACACCATGGATGAG ATCATGCAGTGGATGTGGACGATGGAGAAGGATCATCCTGACGTGGTTACCAGCGTCATCTACGGAACCACGTATGAAAAGAGGAACATCACGCTGCTGAAG ATTGGTCTGAACAGTACCAAGCAGAAGAAGATAATCTGGATGGATTGTGGGATTCATGCTCGAGAATGGATTGCTCCGGCTTTCTGCCAGCACTTTGTGAAGGAG ATCCTGGGCTCCTACAAAACAGACTCAAAGATCAGCGAGATGTTGAAAAATCTGGACTTCTACATCACACCAGTGCTGAACATGGACGGATATTTGTACTCGTGGAAAGACAACACG ACGCGATTATGGAGGAAAACAAGGTCACCTGGGTCTGAAAACTGCACGTGTTTTGGCACGGATCTCAACCGCAACTTCTATGCTAACTGGGGAA TGGTGGGAATTTCCAGAAACTGCTGCTCGGAGATCTATAATGGAAAGTCTCCTCTTTCGGAGCCTGAGGCCCAGGCAGTGACGGACTTCCTGAGCAACAATCGAGACAACATCCTCTGCTTCCTCACCATCCATTCGTACGGCCAGCTGATCCTGCTGCCTTACGGGCACCCCAACATCACCGCCCCCAATCAAGATGAGCTG atgaaaGTGGGTCTGGCTGCAGCAGAGGCCATTAAAGCTGTTCACAGTATGAGCTACACAGTGGGAACGCCTCCTGATGTGCTGT ACCCCAATTCGGGCTCGTCCCGTGACTTTGCACGTCTCATCGGCATCCCGTTCTCCTTCACGTTTGAACTCCGTGATAAGGGAGATCACGGCTTCAAGCTGCCAGAGGACCAGATCCAGCCCACGTGTGAGGAGGCATATCAGGGTGCATTGTCCATCATCACGTACGTCCACGATAAATCCTACGTCCGTGCGGCGGCTACGAGCATTGCAGCTACACTGTGGAGCGTTGTCATGGCTGTGTGGCTCTCTAGCGCCACCGACTGA